A window of Ipomoea triloba cultivar NCNSP0323 chromosome 2, ASM357664v1 contains these coding sequences:
- the LOC116011302 gene encoding malate dehydrogenase, mitochondrial, whose amino-acid sequence MISNPVNSTVPIAAEVFKMAGTYDEKRLFGVTTLDVVRAKTFYAGKAKVNVAEVNVPVVGGHAGITILPLFSQATPKANLSDDEIVALTKRTQDGGTEVVEAKAGKGSATLSMAYAGAVFADACLKGLNGAPDVVECSFVQSTVTELPFFASKVRIGKNGVEEVLGLGALSDFEKEGLEKLKPELKASIEKGIKFAHQN is encoded by the exons ATGATTAGCAACCCTGTGAACTCCACTGTCCCAATTGCTGCTGAGGTCTTCAAAATGGCTGGAACTTATGATGAAAAGAGACTCTTTGGTGTTACCACCCTTGATGTAGTCAGGGCCAAGACTTTCTATGCTGGAAAAGCTAAAGTTAATGTTGCTG AGGTCAATGTACCTGTAGTCGGTGGCCATGCAGGCATAACAATTCTCCCACTGTTTTCCCAA GCTACTCCAAAAGCCAACTTGTCAGATGATGAGATTGTAGCGCTCACCAAACGAACCCAAGATGGTGGAACAGAGGTTGTAGAAGCCAAAGCAGGGAAAGGTTCAGCAACCCTCTCTATGGC CTATGCTGGGGCCGTATTTGCGGATGCTTGCTTGAAAGGACTCAATGGAGCTCCAGATGTTGTGGAGTGTTCTTTTGTGCAGTCTACTGTCACTGAACTTCCTTTCTTTGCATCTAAG GTGAGAATAGGGAAAAATGGTGTCGAAGAAGTTCTAGGGTTGGGTGCACTCTCAGACTTCGAGAAGGAAGGGCTTGAAAAGCTTAAACCTGAGCTGAAAGCATCCATTGAAAAGGGAATCAAATTTGCCCACCAAAATTAG